A window of the Bacteroides thetaiotaomicron VPI-5482 genome harbors these coding sequences:
- a CDS encoding acyltransferase: MEKRTLKQRIKQNPALKQAVHRFIMHPVKTRPNWWIRLFYFVYLKRGKGSVIYRSVRKDLPPFNQFSLGRYSVVEDFSCLNNAVGDLIIGDYTRIGLGNTIIGPVRIGNHVNLAQNITVTGLNHNYQDAEKSIDEQGVSTQPVTIEDDVWVGANSVILPGVTLGKHCVVAAGSVVSRSIPAYSICAGCPAKVIKSYDFATKEWKKVK, encoded by the coding sequence ATGGAGAAAAGGACACTGAAACAGCGAATCAAACAGAATCCGGCTTTGAAACAAGCCGTACATCGTTTTATTATGCATCCCGTAAAGACACGTCCCAACTGGTGGATACGCCTTTTCTATTTTGTATATCTGAAACGTGGAAAAGGTTCCGTAATTTATCGCAGTGTCCGCAAAGACCTTCCTCCTTTTAATCAGTTCTCGCTAGGGCGCTATTCGGTAGTAGAAGACTTTTCCTGCCTTAATAATGCGGTAGGAGATTTAATCATTGGAGATTATACCCGCATCGGATTAGGAAATACCATTATCGGTCCGGTTCGTATAGGGAATCATGTGAATCTTGCACAGAATATAACAGTCACAGGACTTAATCATAACTATCAAGATGCGGAGAAATCAATCGACGAACAAGGAGTAAGTACACAGCCTGTCACTATTGAGGATGATGTATGGGTAGGTGCAAACTCCGTCATACTGCCGGGAGTAACTTTAGGGAAACATTGTGTAGTGGCTGCCGGAAGCGTTGTCAGCCGTTCCATCCCGGCATACTCTATTTGTGCCGGTTGCCCTGCCAAAGTGATCAAATCATATGATTTCGCAACGAAAGAGTGGAAAAAAGTAAAATGA